The DNA sequence CCTGTAGGCAATATTGGGGATATGCCAACGGTGCTGGTTTCTCGCGATCCGCTGCAACGACGCGCCACTGTGCCGCTGCCATCGAATCATGCGGTCGCGTTGGGTTTACGCTATCGCGTGGTTGTCGAAGCAGAAGATGAAACCACTCAAGCCATGGTGCGATCGCTTATTCCAGGAGCCTTTCGGACACAAGCCAACGGACGCATCATGATGCAAGCAGGAGCCTACAGCGATCGCGCCAATGCAGATCAAACAGTTCAGTGGTTAACTGGCAATGGGCTAAGAGCCATGGTGCAACCCCTCAACTAACAGGCGATACATTCAGTTGTGCCAGCCGACTCGTTCTCTATGTCGTCCTGCCCACTCCCGATTCCCACCCAATTGGAGATTCCTGTACAAAGGATCTAGAATACTGTGGGAATAGTGATGTGATCGAGCAATGGCAAGAAACGAACTTCTGTCCCGCAGTTTCATGTTAATGAGCTTTGCGGCAGCGGCATTTTTAGTCGTTACTCAATGGCAAACCGAGCCAGACCTGGCAGCAGATGAGGCATCGGCGACAACTGTAGTTGCTCCGATGGAGCAAGCTGCCTATGCGGCTGAAACCCCAGCTTCCACAGCTTCCAGTCCGACAACAGCTTCGCCCACAGTCGCAACAGCCAGTGCTCCCTCAACTCGCTCTCTTCCCCAGATGACTCCAGGCTTATCATCAACACTGCCTAAGTTTTTGGTAGCCGATCTGCCTCGATTAGTGGTGGACTTGAGCGATCGCAAAGTCTATCTCTATAAAGGAGAAGAACTGCAAACTACTTATGCAGTCGGCATCGGGCAACCCGGATGGGAAACTCCCATCGGCAATTTTCACATCAACCACATGCAGACCGACCCGATCTGGCAGCACCCCATCACTGGGCAAACCATCGCTGCTGGACCTGACAATCCCCTGGGTTCTCGCTGGATTGGCTTTTGGACAAGTCGTAACTACGAGATTGGCTTTCATGGCACGAACCAACCCGAAACGGTTGGCAAAGCCATCTCCCATGGTTGCCTACGAATGCATGAAGCCGATGTACGAGCGTTATATGAACAGGTCAAAGTTGGTACGCTGGTTACAGTGCGCCAATAGATGCATGAGAGTACGGATGGCTGATAAATTCCACATAAATATAATAAAAATGTACTAATTTGACGCTTAAATCCTTGTTGATCATTCATAACTGATGGTGGTGGCAAAGGGATTGACTTGTGTCTTAGAAATATGCATAATGCATACATATTAAACGCCATTCCCTATGGACGATAAACGAACTCTCAATCTGTTGGGCGCACTGGCGTTGAGCCTCGTTGATAACTTAAACGTAGTGGCGGAAGCCAATGCTGGATATGGTGGCGAGACTCCAGCAGCACTGGTGTCGTTAGGAGCAGAACCAGGGATCTCGATCAACGTGCTGCGGCAGATTTTGAATTTGTCTCACCCTGGAACGGTGCGTCTGGTCGATCGCCTGGAGGCACAGGGTTTAGTAGAACGGCGATCGGGCAGTGACGGCAGAACTCTGGCACTGTTTCTTACAGATGCTGGATCGGAACGACGGCAGGCGATTTTGGCGGAGCGACGACGACAGTTGCAATTGGCACTCAATGCCCTCACATCCGATGAAGCCAGTCAACTCACCACGTTTTTAGAAAAGATGTTGACCGCGATGACGACCGATGAGCAACGTGCTTTTGCGATATGTCGTTTGTGTGATGAGGCGGTGTGTCCGGGCGATCGCTGTCCTGTGGAACAGCAATATTGCCAGTTGAGACAGCAATCGAGTTGAACTATGCGTAGAATTGGGCTTCCGTTGGGCTATTCCTTCTGTTGGGGTGTCGGTGTTACCCTGACCAAAATTGCACTGACAGAGATTACAGCAACGACTCTGCTAGTGATTCAACTACTCTCCAGTGTGGCATTTCTGGCGATCGCCTGTTATCTCAAAACGCGCCAACTGCCGTTCTCGTTCAGGCACCTCCACCGAGGGTTCGCTGGCATTTTTGAACCTGCTCTGGCATACATGATTGGTATTTTTGGCGTAGACATGACGACCGCCAGTAACGCTACCTTGATCGGATCAAGCGAAGTGATTTTAACGATTTTGCTAGCAGCCGCATTTCTCGGTGAAAGACTGACCCGATGGAAATTGGTGCTAGCCGGAGTTAGCTTTGTAGGTGTCTTGTTATTAATGCTGGAGAGCTCTAGCGGCAGCGATCAGACTTCTCTCGCTGGTAATCTTTTAGTTTTTGTTGGAACTCTATTTGCTGTATTCTATGTCCTCTTAAGCAAAAAACAAATTGCGACTGATGATCCGCTTCAACTAACATCTTCCCAACAATTTGTCGGCTTAATCACGACTCTGCTCTGTTTTGGGGTGTTGTCTCTGCTGAACTCTCACTACGAAGTGCAAGCCACTGAGATTTCACCTCAATTTTGGATGTTGGCGATCGCCTCAGGGGTGATGCAATATGCGTTAGCTTTCTTGCTCTATCTCACTGCATTACAACACGTCCCCGTCAGCCAGGCTGCCTTTTATGTGGCACTGATTCCAGTGTTTGGTGTTGCCAGTGCGGTGCTACTGATCGGCGAACAGCCCACTATCGCTCAATGGCTTGGAGGACTTCTGGTGATCGGTTCGTCCTATTATGCCAATCGGTTGCAGCCAACCGCACCCTAAAGCAACTCTTTTACGCACTCTCAGATCTCAAAAAGATGGCACCAACTACCACCAAAAAGATACCGACCAACTTTGTTGCAGTGTAGCCTTCCTTGAAGAGGAGAATACCAAACAACACAGTACACAAAGCATCTAAGCCTGACACGATCAAACCATTTACACCCAGGTTGGGGTTGCGCGATAACAACCAAATTTGTAGACTTGCTCCACCCAAAAAGAATAGATAAACCAGGATCGTCGGCACCAATTTTTCGTAACCCTCGGATAACTTCATAAAGATGCCACCGACTGAATAGGAAAGCGCAGCAATCGTTGCAATAAAGAGATACATGGCTAGTGTAGACTCCTGATTGTTGGACAAGCGACAGGGCTAAAGGATGAGCAATTACAAAAA is a window from the Oscillatoria sp. FACHB-1407 genome containing:
- a CDS encoding MarR family winged helix-turn-helix transcriptional regulator, which gives rise to MDDKRTLNLLGALALSLVDNLNVVAEANAGYGGETPAALVSLGAEPGISINVLRQILNLSHPGTVRLVDRLEAQGLVERRSGSDGRTLALFLTDAGSERRQAILAERRRQLQLALNALTSDEASQLTTFLEKMLTAMTTDEQRAFAICRLCDEAVCPGDRCPVEQQYCQLRQQSS
- a CDS encoding DMT family transporter, with translation MRRIGLPLGYSFCWGVGVTLTKIALTEITATTLLVIQLLSSVAFLAIACYLKTRQLPFSFRHLHRGFAGIFEPALAYMIGIFGVDMTTASNATLIGSSEVILTILLAAAFLGERLTRWKLVLAGVSFVGVLLLMLESSSGSDQTSLAGNLLVFVGTLFAVFYVLLSKKQIATDDPLQLTSSQQFVGLITTLLCFGVLSLLNSHYEVQATEISPQFWMLAIASGVMQYALAFLLYLTALQHVPVSQAAFYVALIPVFGVASAVLLIGEQPTIAQWLGGLLVIGSSYYANRLQPTAP
- a CDS encoding L,D-transpeptidase, which gives rise to MARNELLSRSFMLMSFAAAAFLVVTQWQTEPDLAADEASATTVVAPMEQAAYAAETPASTASSPTTASPTVATASAPSTRSLPQMTPGLSSTLPKFLVADLPRLVVDLSDRKVYLYKGEELQTTYAVGIGQPGWETPIGNFHINHMQTDPIWQHPITGQTIAAGPDNPLGSRWIGFWTSRNYEIGFHGTNQPETVGKAISHGCLRMHEADVRALYEQVKVGTLVTVRQ
- a CDS encoding SMR family transporter codes for the protein MYLFIATIAALSYSVGGIFMKLSEGYEKLVPTILVYLFFLGGASLQIWLLSRNPNLGVNGLIVSGLDALCTVLFGILLFKEGYTATKLVGIFLVVVGAIFLRSESA